A stretch of Arachis hypogaea cultivar Tifrunner chromosome 15, arahy.Tifrunner.gnm2.J5K5, whole genome shotgun sequence DNA encodes these proteins:
- the LOC112749327 gene encoding uncharacterized protein isoform X3 codes for MEGLGNHAMMDSTELKVSELLKEVHLYHSSHFSSIVDNTVSAIKSCIDEIPVDFKVTADVAPKFVRDIGADKVDFMFKKPSLIEIGGSYSIQSLVRPELNVDLIIRLPKGCFHEKDYLNYRYHAKRCLYLCLIKKYLEASPSIGKVEWSTFLNEARKPLLLVYPAAKVAEVPGVFVRIIPSATSLFSLSKLNMKRNNIHNLNHGTTLQATPKYNSSILEDMFLEDTAFVNKTFLGWKEIREALILLKVWARQRSSVYVHDCLNGFLISVVLAYLASKQQISNSMKAIEIVRITLNFIATSESWSRGLYFPKTGLNSITKEEKIQLKESFPVIICHPSGGFNLAFRMSRNGLNQLQDEAALTLKCMEKCRAGGFEEVFMTKIDYAVKYDYCIRLNLKGKKEVYVSGFCLDDECWRLYEEKVHGILAKALNDRAKSIQVTWRNTQCQWSVNDGLSVLDKEPLFIGISVSTLEKAFRIVDIGPNAESKDEGLEFRKFWGEKAELRRFKDGRIAESTVWESEQWSRHLVLKRIVEHVIGRHLSLSMENIIGAVDQLDFSLLHGAGDPVSYSGNLLGAFDLLSKRLRLIEDLPLKVSSVQPLDSAFRFTSVFPPEPHLLANEKFESLRLNKYVPSCVQPLEVMIQLEGSGNWPMDEIAIEKTKSSFLIQIGESLQKTWGVTCTATENDVDVLMAGYAFRLKILHERGLNLLNKEGNDQAKRVHSTDKKLFIHSQHASMINGLQSRHPIYGTVVRLAKRWVSSHLFSACLLEEAVELLVAYVFLNPFPLGVPCSRINGFLRFLRLLSQYDWTYSPLIVDINNDLSPSDEKEINDNFLLRRKGQEENGKSTEAGMFLATVYDKASESWTGVSPSVLELKRLVAYAKSSANLLTKLTFQEEIGPYRWECLFRTPLNNYDAIILLHKDKLPYPQRLLFPSEADNGKLIARGHASKSFQPFLLPKDLKGKPAALKNKLLIDFDPSRFFVRDLEAKFSNTFKVWHDSLGGDVIGLTWVESYSSKKRKQETDVNQAHNPPKVLKAVGQVGKGFVRSICFLKPPKLTN; via the exons ATGGAGGGTTTAGGCAACCATGCTATGATGGACTCAACGGAGTTGAAGGTTAGCGAGTTATTGAAAGAGGTCCACCTTTATCATTCCTCTCACTTTTCCAGCATCGTTGATAACACTGTCTCCGCCATAAAGTCATGCATCGACGAAATCCCCGTTGACTTCAAG GTAACTGCAGATGTAGCACCGAAATTCGTGAGGGACATTGGTGCGGATAAGGTTGACTTCATGTTTAAGAAGCCATCACTCATCGAAATCGGAGGCAGTTATTCTATTCAGAGTCTCGTTAGGCCTGAGCTCAATGTTGATCTTATTATCAGGTTACCCAag GGGTGTTTCCACGAGAAAGATTACTTAAATTATAGGTACCATGCCAAAAGGTGCCTTTATCTCTGCTTGATCAAGAAGTACTTGGAGGCTTCTCCATCTATTGGTAAGGTTGAATGGTCTACCTTTCTGAATGAAGCCCGAAAGCCTCTGCTGCTTGTTTATCCAG CTGCAAAGGTTGCTGAAGTTCCTGGTGTTTTTGTAAGAATCATTCCGTCGGCTACGTCTCTATTTAGCTTATCAAAGCTGAACATGAAGCGTAATAACATTCATAATTTGAATCATG GGACCACACTTCAGGCTACGCCAAAGTACAATTCTAGCATTCTGGAAGACATGTTTCTAGAGGATACAGCATTTGTCAACAAAACATTTCTTGGTTGGAAGGAAATAAGAGAGGCTTTGATCCTGCTTAAG GTTTGGGCTCGACAAAGAAGTTCAGTATATGTTCATGATTGCCTGAATGGGTTTTTGATTTCTGTCGTACTGGCATATCTTGCTTCTAAGCAACAAATCAGCAATTCAATGAAGGCAATTGAAATAGTTCGGATTACCTTGAACTTCATTG CAACGTCGGAGTCGTGGAGCCGAGGGCTATACTTTCCAAAGACAGGCCTGAATAGTATTACAAAAGAG GAAAAGATTCAGCTTAAAGAGTCATTTCCTGTTATCATATGCCATCCATCTGGAGGATTCAATTTGGCTTTCCGAATGTCTAGAAATGGTTTAAATCAG CTTCAAGATGAGGCTGCTTTGACACTTAAGTGCATGGAAAAGTGTAGAGCTGGCGGATTTGAGGAAGTTTTTATGACCAAGATAGACTATGCGGTTAAATACGACTATTGCATAAG ATTAAATTTGAAGGGAAAGAAGGAGGTATATGTATCAGGATTTTGTTTGGATGATGAGTGCTGGAGATTGTATGAGGAGAAAGTACATGGTATTTTAGCCAAAGCGTTGAATGACAGAGCAAAGTCGATCCAAGTTACGTGGAGAAACACACAATGCCAATGGAGTGTGAATGAT GGATTGTCTGTACTTGATAAAGAACCGTTGTTCATAGGAATTTCAGTGAGTACTTTGGAGAAAGCATTTAGGATAGTTGATATTGGCCCAAATGCTGAAAGTAAAGATGAG GGTCTGGAGTTCCGGAAGTTTTGGGGAGAGAAAGCAGAGCTTAGAAGGTTTAAAGATGGTAGAATTGCTGAAAGCACAG TATGGGAAAGTGAGCAATGGTCAAGGCAtcttgttttgaaaagaataGTTGAGCATGTGATTGGTCGGCATCTTTCTCTATCCATGGAAAATATTATAGGTGCTGTTGATCAACTGGATTTCTCTTTGCTTCATGGTGCTGGAG ATCCTGTATCATACTCTGGAAATTTGCTTGGGGCATTTGATCTTTTATCAAAGCGCTTGCGTCTTATTGAAGACCTCCCTTTGAAGGTGTCAAGTGTACAACCTTTAGACTCTG ctTTCAGGTTTACATCAGTCTTCCCTCCTGAACCTCATCTTCTAGCTAATGAAAAATTTGAATCTCTGAGACTTAATAAGTATGTTCCATCGTGCGTTCAACCTCTGGAAGTCATGATTCAG CTGGAGGGTTCTGGAAACTGGCCCATGGATGAAATTGCTATTGAAAAGACAAAATCTAGTTTTCTTATTCAAATTGGAGAGAG TCTTCAGAAGACATGGGGGGTGACATGTACTGCCACTGAGAATGATGTAGATGTTTTGATGGCTGGTTATGCATTTCGTCTTAAAATTTTGCATGAAAGGGGACTTAATCTGTTAAACAAGGAAG GAAATGATCAAGCAAAGCGAGTTCATTCTACTGACAAGAAACTTTTTATTCATAGTCAGCATGCAAGCATGATCAATGGTTTACAAAGTCGTCACCCAATATATGGGACAGTAGTGAG ACTTGCAAAACGATGGGTTTCTTCACATTTATTTTCAGCTTGCTTGTTAGAGGAGGCTGTTGAGCTGTTGGTTGCATATGTCTTTCTGAATCCTTTTCCGCTTGGTGTTCCTTGCTCAAGAATCAATGGGTTTTTAAG GTTCCTGAGATTACTCTCACAGTATGATTGGACTTATTCACCATTGATTGTTGACATAAATAATGACTTAAGCCCAAGTGATGAGAAAGAAATAAAT GATAACTTTTTGCTAAGAAGGAAAGGTCAAGAAGAGAATGGGAAAAGTACGGAAGCAGGAATGTTCTTAGCTACAGTTTATGATAAGGCATCTGAGTCTTGGACTGGAGTATCACCAAGTGTTCTG GAACTTAAAAGGTTAGTTGCATATGCCAAAAGCAGTGCAAATTTGTTGACAAAACTCACTTTTCAGGAGGAGATTGGTCCATATAGATGGGAG TGCCTTTTTCGAACTCCTTTAAACAATTATGATGCCATAATTCTTCTCCACAAGGACAAACTCCCATATCCCCAAAGACTTCTCTTTCCATCTGAAGCTGATAATG GAAAACTCATTGCTAGAGGGCATGCTAGCAAGTCTTTTCAACCTTTTCTGTTGCCTAAAGATTTGAAGGGTAAACCAGCAGCACTTAAAAATAAGTTGCTTATAGACTTTGATCCATCAAGGTTCTTTGTCAGAGATTTAGAGGCAA AGTTCTCCAACACATTCAAGGTATGGCATGATTCTCTGGGAGGTGATGTAATTGGCCTAACGTGGGTAGAATCTTACTCTTCAAAG AAGCGGAAGCAAGAGACAGATGTGAATCAAGCACACAACCCACCCAAGGTTTTAAAAGCAGTGGGTCAAGTTGGGAAAGGGTTTGTGAGGAGCATATGCTTTCTAAAGCCTCCAAAGCTCACAAACTAA
- the LOC112749327 gene encoding uncharacterized protein isoform X8 translates to MFKKPSLIEIGGSYSIQSLVRPELNVDLIIRLPKGCFHEKDYLNYRYHAKRCLYLCLIKKYLEASPSIGKVEWSTFLNEARKPLLLVYPAAKVAEVPGVFVRIIPSATSLFSLSKLNMKRNNIHNLNHGTTLQATPKYNSSILEDMFLEDTAFVNKTFLGWKEIREALILLKVWARQRSSVYVHDCLNGFLISVVLAYLASKQQISNSMKAIEIVRITLNFIATSESWSRGLYFPKTGLNSITKEEKIQLKESFPVIICHPSGGFNLAFRMSRNGLNQLQDEAALTLKCMEKCRAGGFEEVFMTKIDYAVKYDYCIRLNLKGKKEVYVSGFCLDDECWRLYEEKVHGILAKALNDRAKSIQVTWRNTQCQWSVNDGLSVLDKEPLFIGISVSTLEKAFRIVDIGPNAESKDEGLEFRKFWGEKAELRRFKDGRIAESTVWESEQWSRHLVLKRIVEHVIGRHLSLSMENIIGAVDQLDFSLLHGAGDPVSYSGNLLGAFDLLSKRLRLIEDLPLKVSSVQPLDSAFRFTSVFPPEPHLLANEKFESLRLNKYVPSCVQPLEVMIQLEGSGNWPMDEIAIEKTKSSFLIQIGESLQKTWGVTCTATENDVDVLMAGYAFRLKILHERGLNLLNKEGNDQAKRVHSTDKKLFIHSQHASMINGLQSRHPIYGTVVRLAKRWVSSHLFSACLLEEAVELLVAYVFLNPFPLGVPCSRINGFLRFLRLLSQYDWTYSPLIVDINNDLSPSDEKEINDNFLLRRKGQEENGKSTEAGMFLATVYDKASESWTGVSPSVLELKRLVAYAKSSANLLTKLTFQEEIGPYRWECLFRTPLNNYDAIILLHKDKLPYPQRLLFPSEADNGKLIARGHASKSFQPFLLPKDLKGKPAALKNKLLIDFDPSRFFVRDLEKEFSNTFKVWHDSLGGDVIGLTWVESYSSKKRKQETDVNQAHNPPKVLKAVGQVGKGFVRSICFLKPPKLTN, encoded by the exons ATGTTTAAGAAGCCATCACTCATCGAAATCGGAGGCAGTTATTCTATTCAGAGTCTCGTTAGGCCTGAGCTCAATGTTGATCTTATTATCAGGTTACCCAag GGGTGTTTCCACGAGAAAGATTACTTAAATTATAGGTACCATGCCAAAAGGTGCCTTTATCTCTGCTTGATCAAGAAGTACTTGGAGGCTTCTCCATCTATTGGTAAGGTTGAATGGTCTACCTTTCTGAATGAAGCCCGAAAGCCTCTGCTGCTTGTTTATCCAG CTGCAAAGGTTGCTGAAGTTCCTGGTGTTTTTGTAAGAATCATTCCGTCGGCTACGTCTCTATTTAGCTTATCAAAGCTGAACATGAAGCGTAATAACATTCATAATTTGAATCATG GGACCACACTTCAGGCTACGCCAAAGTACAATTCTAGCATTCTGGAAGACATGTTTCTAGAGGATACAGCATTTGTCAACAAAACATTTCTTGGTTGGAAGGAAATAAGAGAGGCTTTGATCCTGCTTAAG GTTTGGGCTCGACAAAGAAGTTCAGTATATGTTCATGATTGCCTGAATGGGTTTTTGATTTCTGTCGTACTGGCATATCTTGCTTCTAAGCAACAAATCAGCAATTCAATGAAGGCAATTGAAATAGTTCGGATTACCTTGAACTTCATTG CAACGTCGGAGTCGTGGAGCCGAGGGCTATACTTTCCAAAGACAGGCCTGAATAGTATTACAAAAGAG GAAAAGATTCAGCTTAAAGAGTCATTTCCTGTTATCATATGCCATCCATCTGGAGGATTCAATTTGGCTTTCCGAATGTCTAGAAATGGTTTAAATCAG CTTCAAGATGAGGCTGCTTTGACACTTAAGTGCATGGAAAAGTGTAGAGCTGGCGGATTTGAGGAAGTTTTTATGACCAAGATAGACTATGCGGTTAAATACGACTATTGCATAAG ATTAAATTTGAAGGGAAAGAAGGAGGTATATGTATCAGGATTTTGTTTGGATGATGAGTGCTGGAGATTGTATGAGGAGAAAGTACATGGTATTTTAGCCAAAGCGTTGAATGACAGAGCAAAGTCGATCCAAGTTACGTGGAGAAACACACAATGCCAATGGAGTGTGAATGAT GGATTGTCTGTACTTGATAAAGAACCGTTGTTCATAGGAATTTCAGTGAGTACTTTGGAGAAAGCATTTAGGATAGTTGATATTGGCCCAAATGCTGAAAGTAAAGATGAG GGTCTGGAGTTCCGGAAGTTTTGGGGAGAGAAAGCAGAGCTTAGAAGGTTTAAAGATGGTAGAATTGCTGAAAGCACAG TATGGGAAAGTGAGCAATGGTCAAGGCAtcttgttttgaaaagaataGTTGAGCATGTGATTGGTCGGCATCTTTCTCTATCCATGGAAAATATTATAGGTGCTGTTGATCAACTGGATTTCTCTTTGCTTCATGGTGCTGGAG ATCCTGTATCATACTCTGGAAATTTGCTTGGGGCATTTGATCTTTTATCAAAGCGCTTGCGTCTTATTGAAGACCTCCCTTTGAAGGTGTCAAGTGTACAACCTTTAGACTCTG ctTTCAGGTTTACATCAGTCTTCCCTCCTGAACCTCATCTTCTAGCTAATGAAAAATTTGAATCTCTGAGACTTAATAAGTATGTTCCATCGTGCGTTCAACCTCTGGAAGTCATGATTCAG CTGGAGGGTTCTGGAAACTGGCCCATGGATGAAATTGCTATTGAAAAGACAAAATCTAGTTTTCTTATTCAAATTGGAGAGAG TCTTCAGAAGACATGGGGGGTGACATGTACTGCCACTGAGAATGATGTAGATGTTTTGATGGCTGGTTATGCATTTCGTCTTAAAATTTTGCATGAAAGGGGACTTAATCTGTTAAACAAGGAAG GAAATGATCAAGCAAAGCGAGTTCATTCTACTGACAAGAAACTTTTTATTCATAGTCAGCATGCAAGCATGATCAATGGTTTACAAAGTCGTCACCCAATATATGGGACAGTAGTGAG ACTTGCAAAACGATGGGTTTCTTCACATTTATTTTCAGCTTGCTTGTTAGAGGAGGCTGTTGAGCTGTTGGTTGCATATGTCTTTCTGAATCCTTTTCCGCTTGGTGTTCCTTGCTCAAGAATCAATGGGTTTTTAAG GTTCCTGAGATTACTCTCACAGTATGATTGGACTTATTCACCATTGATTGTTGACATAAATAATGACTTAAGCCCAAGTGATGAGAAAGAAATAAAT GATAACTTTTTGCTAAGAAGGAAAGGTCAAGAAGAGAATGGGAAAAGTACGGAAGCAGGAATGTTCTTAGCTACAGTTTATGATAAGGCATCTGAGTCTTGGACTGGAGTATCACCAAGTGTTCTG GAACTTAAAAGGTTAGTTGCATATGCCAAAAGCAGTGCAAATTTGTTGACAAAACTCACTTTTCAGGAGGAGATTGGTCCATATAGATGGGAG TGCCTTTTTCGAACTCCTTTAAACAATTATGATGCCATAATTCTTCTCCACAAGGACAAACTCCCATATCCCCAAAGACTTCTCTTTCCATCTGAAGCTGATAATG GAAAACTCATTGCTAGAGGGCATGCTAGCAAGTCTTTTCAACCTTTTCTGTTGCCTAAAGATTTGAAGGGTAAACCAGCAGCACTTAAAAATAAGTTGCTTATAGACTTTGATCCATCAAGGTTCTTTGTCAGAGATTTAGAG AAAGAGTTCTCCAACACATTCAAGGTATGGCATGATTCTCTGGGAGGTGATGTAATTGGCCTAACGTGGGTAGAATCTTACTCTTCAAAG AAGCGGAAGCAAGAGACAGATGTGAATCAAGCACACAACCCACCCAAGGTTTTAAAAGCAGTGGGTCAAGTTGGGAAAGGGTTTGTGAGGAGCATATGCTTTCTAAAGCCTCCAAAGCTCACAAACTAA
- the LOC112749327 gene encoding uncharacterized protein isoform X6, whose protein sequence is MFKKPSLIEIGGSYSIQSLVRPELNVDLIIRLPKGCFHEKDYLNYRYHAKRCLYLCLIKKYLEASPSIGKVEWSTFLNEARKPLLLVYPAAKVAEVPGVFVRIIPSATSLFSLSKLNMKRNNIHNLNHGTTLQATPKYNSSILEDMFLEDTAFVNKTFLGWKEIREALILLKVWARQRSSVYVHDCLNGFLISVVLAYLASKQQISNSMKAIEIVRITLNFIATSESWSRGLYFPKTGLNSITKEEKIQLKESFPVIICHPSGGFNLAFRMSRNGLNQLQDEAALTLKCMEKCRAGGFEEVFMTKIDYAVKYDYCIRLNLKGKKEVYVSGFCLDDECWRLYEEKVHGILAKALNDRAKSIQVTWRNTQCQWSVNDGLSVLDKEPLFIGISVSTLEKAFRIVDIGPNAESKDEGLEFRKFWGEKAELRRFKDGRIAESTVWESEQWSRHLVLKRIVEHVIGRHLSLSMENIIGAVDQLDFSLLHGAGDPVSYSGNLLGAFDLLSKRLRLIEDLPLKVSSVQPLDSAFRFTSVFPPEPHLLANEKFESLRLNKYVPSCVQPLEVMIQLEGSGNWPMDEIAIEKTKSSFLIQIGESLQKTWGVTCTATENDVDVLMAGYAFRLKILHERGLNLLNKEAGNDQAKRVHSTDKKLFIHSQHASMINGLQSRHPIYGTVVRLAKRWVSSHLFSACLLEEAVELLVAYVFLNPFPLGVPCSRINGFLRFLRLLSQYDWTYSPLIVDINNDLSPSDEKEINDNFLLRRKGQEENGKSTEAGMFLATVYDKASESWTGVSPSVLELKRLVAYAKSSANLLTKLTFQEEIGPYRWECLFRTPLNNYDAIILLHKDKLPYPQRLLFPSEADNGKLIARGHASKSFQPFLLPKDLKGKPAALKNKLLIDFDPSRFFVRDLEKEFSNTFKVWHDSLGGDVIGLTWVESYSSKKRKQETDVNQAHNPPKVLKAVGQVGKGFVRSICFLKPPKLTN, encoded by the exons ATGTTTAAGAAGCCATCACTCATCGAAATCGGAGGCAGTTATTCTATTCAGAGTCTCGTTAGGCCTGAGCTCAATGTTGATCTTATTATCAGGTTACCCAag GGGTGTTTCCACGAGAAAGATTACTTAAATTATAGGTACCATGCCAAAAGGTGCCTTTATCTCTGCTTGATCAAGAAGTACTTGGAGGCTTCTCCATCTATTGGTAAGGTTGAATGGTCTACCTTTCTGAATGAAGCCCGAAAGCCTCTGCTGCTTGTTTATCCAG CTGCAAAGGTTGCTGAAGTTCCTGGTGTTTTTGTAAGAATCATTCCGTCGGCTACGTCTCTATTTAGCTTATCAAAGCTGAACATGAAGCGTAATAACATTCATAATTTGAATCATG GGACCACACTTCAGGCTACGCCAAAGTACAATTCTAGCATTCTGGAAGACATGTTTCTAGAGGATACAGCATTTGTCAACAAAACATTTCTTGGTTGGAAGGAAATAAGAGAGGCTTTGATCCTGCTTAAG GTTTGGGCTCGACAAAGAAGTTCAGTATATGTTCATGATTGCCTGAATGGGTTTTTGATTTCTGTCGTACTGGCATATCTTGCTTCTAAGCAACAAATCAGCAATTCAATGAAGGCAATTGAAATAGTTCGGATTACCTTGAACTTCATTG CAACGTCGGAGTCGTGGAGCCGAGGGCTATACTTTCCAAAGACAGGCCTGAATAGTATTACAAAAGAG GAAAAGATTCAGCTTAAAGAGTCATTTCCTGTTATCATATGCCATCCATCTGGAGGATTCAATTTGGCTTTCCGAATGTCTAGAAATGGTTTAAATCAG CTTCAAGATGAGGCTGCTTTGACACTTAAGTGCATGGAAAAGTGTAGAGCTGGCGGATTTGAGGAAGTTTTTATGACCAAGATAGACTATGCGGTTAAATACGACTATTGCATAAG ATTAAATTTGAAGGGAAAGAAGGAGGTATATGTATCAGGATTTTGTTTGGATGATGAGTGCTGGAGATTGTATGAGGAGAAAGTACATGGTATTTTAGCCAAAGCGTTGAATGACAGAGCAAAGTCGATCCAAGTTACGTGGAGAAACACACAATGCCAATGGAGTGTGAATGAT GGATTGTCTGTACTTGATAAAGAACCGTTGTTCATAGGAATTTCAGTGAGTACTTTGGAGAAAGCATTTAGGATAGTTGATATTGGCCCAAATGCTGAAAGTAAAGATGAG GGTCTGGAGTTCCGGAAGTTTTGGGGAGAGAAAGCAGAGCTTAGAAGGTTTAAAGATGGTAGAATTGCTGAAAGCACAG TATGGGAAAGTGAGCAATGGTCAAGGCAtcttgttttgaaaagaataGTTGAGCATGTGATTGGTCGGCATCTTTCTCTATCCATGGAAAATATTATAGGTGCTGTTGATCAACTGGATTTCTCTTTGCTTCATGGTGCTGGAG ATCCTGTATCATACTCTGGAAATTTGCTTGGGGCATTTGATCTTTTATCAAAGCGCTTGCGTCTTATTGAAGACCTCCCTTTGAAGGTGTCAAGTGTACAACCTTTAGACTCTG ctTTCAGGTTTACATCAGTCTTCCCTCCTGAACCTCATCTTCTAGCTAATGAAAAATTTGAATCTCTGAGACTTAATAAGTATGTTCCATCGTGCGTTCAACCTCTGGAAGTCATGATTCAG CTGGAGGGTTCTGGAAACTGGCCCATGGATGAAATTGCTATTGAAAAGACAAAATCTAGTTTTCTTATTCAAATTGGAGAGAG TCTTCAGAAGACATGGGGGGTGACATGTACTGCCACTGAGAATGATGTAGATGTTTTGATGGCTGGTTATGCATTTCGTCTTAAAATTTTGCATGAAAGGGGACTTAATCTGTTAAACAAGGAAG CAGGAAATGATCAAGCAAAGCGAGTTCATTCTACTGACAAGAAACTTTTTATTCATAGTCAGCATGCAAGCATGATCAATGGTTTACAAAGTCGTCACCCAATATATGGGACAGTAGTGAG ACTTGCAAAACGATGGGTTTCTTCACATTTATTTTCAGCTTGCTTGTTAGAGGAGGCTGTTGAGCTGTTGGTTGCATATGTCTTTCTGAATCCTTTTCCGCTTGGTGTTCCTTGCTCAAGAATCAATGGGTTTTTAAG GTTCCTGAGATTACTCTCACAGTATGATTGGACTTATTCACCATTGATTGTTGACATAAATAATGACTTAAGCCCAAGTGATGAGAAAGAAATAAAT GATAACTTTTTGCTAAGAAGGAAAGGTCAAGAAGAGAATGGGAAAAGTACGGAAGCAGGAATGTTCTTAGCTACAGTTTATGATAAGGCATCTGAGTCTTGGACTGGAGTATCACCAAGTGTTCTG GAACTTAAAAGGTTAGTTGCATATGCCAAAAGCAGTGCAAATTTGTTGACAAAACTCACTTTTCAGGAGGAGATTGGTCCATATAGATGGGAG TGCCTTTTTCGAACTCCTTTAAACAATTATGATGCCATAATTCTTCTCCACAAGGACAAACTCCCATATCCCCAAAGACTTCTCTTTCCATCTGAAGCTGATAATG GAAAACTCATTGCTAGAGGGCATGCTAGCAAGTCTTTTCAACCTTTTCTGTTGCCTAAAGATTTGAAGGGTAAACCAGCAGCACTTAAAAATAAGTTGCTTATAGACTTTGATCCATCAAGGTTCTTTGTCAGAGATTTAGAG AAAGAGTTCTCCAACACATTCAAGGTATGGCATGATTCTCTGGGAGGTGATGTAATTGGCCTAACGTGGGTAGAATCTTACTCTTCAAAG AAGCGGAAGCAAGAGACAGATGTGAATCAAGCACACAACCCACCCAAGGTTTTAAAAGCAGTGGGTCAAGTTGGGAAAGGGTTTGTGAGGAGCATATGCTTTCTAAAGCCTCCAAAGCTCACAAACTAA